Within the Flavobacterium sp. 9R genome, the region TCAAACAAAAAGACACCTACTATCTGTACTGTACGGGCAAAGGCATCAGTGTTTTAAGTTCCAAAGATTTAAAAAACTGGCAACCAGAACCTTCCATCTTTAAAGAAAAACCGCACTGGGTAGATGTCGTGGTACCCAATTTTGACAACCATATTTGGGCACCTGATATCTCTTTTCATAATAATACATATTACTTGTATTACTCTGTCTCGGCTTTCGCCAAAAACACATCTGCTATTGGTGTAGCTACTAATACAACCTTGAACCCCAAAGACCCCGCCTACAAATGGATTGACCATGGTATTGTGATTCAGTCACAACCGAATCGCGACATGTGGAATCCCATTGATCCCAATTTGGTTTTTGACGATAGCAACACCCCTTGGTTAACTTTTGGCTCTTTTTGGGAAGGACTAAAAATGGTGAAACTTAATCCAGATTTGAAATCTATTGCTAACCCACAAGAATGGCACACCATTGCCAAACGCAAACGCTCTTTTGATTTACCCGACACCGATCCCGGAGATGCTGCACTCGAAGCGCCATTTATCTTTAAGAAAAAAGGATATTACTATCTATTTCTTTCATGGGATTTGTGCTGTAGAGGAGACAAAAGCACATACAAAGTCGTAGTAGGAAGATCCAAAAACCCAACTGGTCCTTATGTAGACAAAACTGGAAAATCGCTCAATGAAGGAGGCGGTAGTTTGGTGGTAGAAGGAAACGAAAACTATTTTGGCGTAGGCCACAACAGCGTCTATACTTTTGACAACAAAGACTATATTTTTTACCATGGCTATGAAAAAAAATCCAACGGCGCTCCAAAATTAATTATAAAAGAACTACTCTGGGACACTGAAAATTGGCCTTCTTTAAAATAAAAAGAAATGAAAAAATTGATATCATCTGTGAGCTTTCTATTGGTATTGCCAATAGTTTTCGCTTCATGGAAAGCAATTCCACCAAAAAAAAACAAAGCACTTCCTACTAAAGGATATGCAATAACGCCTGTCAACATTCAGCAGGTACAACTAACAGATGCTTTTTGGTTACCCATCATTAAAAGAGTGCAAGAAGTAACCATTGAATATGCCGTTCAAAAGTGCAAAGAAGAAGGACGTTTGGACAACTTTTTGATTGCTGGCGGACAAATGAAAGGCGAAGTAAAAGGACAAATGCCTTTTGATGATACGGATGTGTACAAAATTATTGAAGGTGCCTCAAACACATTGATTAGCGAACCCAATCCAAAATTAGAAAAACAACTAGATGCTTTGATTGCTATCATCAAAGTAGGTCAAGAAAAAGATGGCTATCTCACAACTTGGAGAACCATAAACCCAGCCAAACCCCCTTGTACATGGGTACCTGTTATAGAAGGTAAACGTTGGGAATCATTACAAATCAGTCATGAATTATACAATTCTGGACATATGATTGAAGCTGCGGTTGTCCATTATAAAGCCACTGGCAAAAGAAACTTTTTGGATATTGCGATTAAAAATGCAAACCTACTAGTACAAACTTTTGGAGACCAACCCAATCAAGTGCATGGCGTACCTGGCCATCAAATTGTAGAAACTGGACTAGTGAATCTATATCAAATTACCAAAAACAAAGCCTATCTAAAACTAGCGAAATACTATCTTGACAATAGAGGAAATCCAAAAAACCACAAACTATATGGGGCTTATTCCCAAGATGATATTCCAGTAATACAACAAAAAGAAGCAGTAGGTCACGCAGTAAGAGCTGTTTATATGTATGCAGGAATGACTGATATTGCTGCAATATATAACGACAAAAACTACTTGAATGCGGTAAATAATTTATGGACAAACATGGTTAACAAAAAAATGTACCTCACTGGTGGTATTGGAGCCAAACATGATGGAGAAGCTTTTGGTGAAAACTACGAATTGCCCAATCTTACTGCTTACAATGAAACTTGTGCTGCTATTGGTGATGTATATTGGAATCACAGATTGCACAACTTAACTGGAAAATCGGATTATTTCGATGTAATTGAACGCTCTTTATACAACGGATTAATC harbors:
- a CDS encoding glycoside hydrolase family 127 protein yields the protein MKKLISSVSFLLVLPIVFASWKAIPPKKNKALPTKGYAITPVNIQQVQLTDAFWLPIIKRVQEVTIEYAVQKCKEEGRLDNFLIAGGQMKGEVKGQMPFDDTDVYKIIEGASNTLISEPNPKLEKQLDALIAIIKVGQEKDGYLTTWRTINPAKPPCTWVPVIEGKRWESLQISHELYNSGHMIEAAVVHYKATGKRNFLDIAIKNANLLVQTFGDQPNQVHGVPGHQIVETGLVNLYQITKNKAYLKLAKYYLDNRGNPKNHKLYGAYSQDDIPVIQQKEAVGHAVRAVYMYAGMTDIAAIYNDKNYLNAVNNLWTNMVNKKMYLTGGIGAKHDGEAFGENYELPNLTAYNETCAAIGDVYWNHRLHNLTGKSDYFDVIERSLYNGLISGISLDGKQFFYPNALESDGIHKNNRGSCTRQSWFDCSCCPTNLIRFIPSIPGLIYSQSKNTLYVNLYASNTAKVTLEKTELEISQQTNYPWNGKITLTITPKNTATFTLKLRIPGWARNQVLPGDLYHYSSASTAKTMITINGIPFEGDENNGYISIHRKWKKNDAIAIDFPMEVQKVITNEKVVTNKDKVALEYGPIVYALEEMDNKHNFDTIKINPSETFKVEYNPSLLNGINVIENSNLKAIPYYSWSNRGVGKMKVWIDKK
- a CDS encoding arabinan endo-1,5-alpha-L-arabinosidase, with translation MKFYKKIATSLVLLMTIVSLAQNNMVHDPVVIKQKDTYYLYCTGKGISVLSSKDLKNWQPEPSIFKEKPHWVDVVVPNFDNHIWAPDISFHNNTYYLYYSVSAFAKNTSAIGVATNTTLNPKDPAYKWIDHGIVIQSQPNRDMWNPIDPNLVFDDSNTPWLTFGSFWEGLKMVKLNPDLKSIANPQEWHTIAKRKRSFDLPDTDPGDAALEAPFIFKKKGYYYLFLSWDLCCRGDKSTYKVVVGRSKNPTGPYVDKTGKSLNEGGGSLVVEGNENYFGVGHNSVYTFDNKDYIFYHGYEKKSNGAPKLIIKELLWDTENWPSLK